The sequence ATTCGATTTTCTCAATGCCTTTTGGAGCTTGGTTTTTTGGGATCCTCTGTTGATCACTCTCTTTTTACTTACCACAAGTATgatatgcatatttttattttggtctatgtggatgatattctTGTCACAGGATCACACAACTCGTTCATTGCCTCCTTGATTCAACAATTAAAGTCTGACTTTGCCTTGAAAGATGTGGGGTCCCTCCAATATTTTCTTGGAATTCAGGTCACCCGTGACTCTCACGGCTTGCATCTTCGTCAATCCAAGTACATCTTGGATGTTCTACACCATGTCATATGGTTGGAGCCAAGCCTTATTCCGCACCATGTACTTCAGGTTCGAAACTTGCTGCTTCTAGCGGTGGTCATCTTCCTCATGCCACTGAATATCGTCAAATTGTGGGGGCTCTCCAATATTGCACCCTTACACGCCCAGAGGTTGCTTATTCTGTCAATCAACTTTGTCAGCATCTTCATGCCCCCACTACTACACATTGGACCGCTGCCAAACGGGTTCTTCGTTATCTTAAAAGTACAGTTGATCATGGTCTTATTTTCACCAAGGGGAGTCTGCACTTACAAGCTTTTAGTGGTTTTGATTGGGCGGGTGATCCGGATGACCGTCGTTCCACCACGGGTTTTGGTACTTTCTTAGGCCCTTGTTTAATTTCATGGTGTGCTAAAAAGCAATCGGTCGTTACTCACTCAAGTACTGAGGCCGAATATAGAGCCTTGGCAATGATTGTTGCCGAACTCTATTGGATTCAGATGGTTCTCAAAGATTTACATGTTCCTCTTTCACGAGTTCCTACTATTTGGTGCGACAATCTGGGTGTTATTGCACTTGCCTCAAAACCCATGTTTCATGCTCGTACTAAACATGTGGAGGTGGATGTTCATTTCATTCGGGAGAAGGTTCTTAATAAGGATGTTGTTCTTAAGTTTACTTCTACATATGACCAAATTGCAAATATTTTTACGAAGGGACTTGCGTATTCTTGGTTTCTCTTTCTCAAGGACAAGCTCATGGTTCGTCTCCCCCCCGTTCGTTGTCCCGGAGGGGGGGGGGATGTTAAGAACAATCATAGTCAACTTGCTATATTAGAAGAAGAGGCAAGAGTGACTGCGTGATTATAGCTTTGTTTATGGTCTGTTGCATctcctttgatttttctttcctttagcTATTTATTCTTTCCTTGTATAGAATTTACACTTAgctttttattctttccttgtaCAAAGTAATACAATCATTAAGTCTTCTTTTCTTGTATAGAGTATAGGATTATTAAAGttgtaatcatatatataaatgaatatatgCTCTGGTCTTAGTAGTTTACCAGCACCTTTCTATACAATTCTTTCTATCGAGATATTGCAAGTTCATTAGtagttaaaaaagaatatttaaaaaataaataaataaatataaaaaaattatttaaataatatataaaaaaatatagataggCTAATATATAGTACATGATCAAAGTCATTAGTTACAATAAGAAAAAGTAcgtttaaattaatcattttgcattaaacaaaaaacatgTGATTATTGGGAGAAAAATGCTACCTTGATATCTAATTTTGACATTTCATTTTAACACattctatattttaattttttttttatttaatagttaaggaagtaattataagtatattaatattttttatattttttaaaattttgtaaaaatgataaaaaaaatataaataaataaatttgtattagGCGGCACGCCCAGCAGTCAATACTGGACAGCAACTTAGCACtactctagaaaaaaaaatactactttaGCATCTAATTTTTACACTTCATTTTGATGGCAAAGCCATTCCGCATTTGGGATGGTGAAGTCATTCCGCATTTGTACGCAAAATGAATAAACTATCCCTTTTGGTACGTGagataagaaagaaaaacatacagACGTACACGCATACGTACAATTTCGTGATATCAATTCATTTGTGACAGAATCTTCAAATTCTCAAAGTCAATTTGAAAGATAGATCGTAATTTAACTCTACATTAGTACGTggcaaaatattttatttataagtcgaTCTGATAACAcaataataaagtatttatatagtataatttttagatttttaaatttaagtcttaaaaattaaattttatcatttaaataacataaataatatgctttttatactaatttaaaaatatattaatatagataatgagttcggatgaaataagttgaattaaaagttaaaaattgaataaaatattttttaaatattattattattttaaaatttaaaaaaattgaattattttttatattttatgtaaaaatttaaaaaaattataatgattaaattagatGAATTAAAACCATATTTCTATCAAAACATAACCCTAATTGTTAGCTGAATAAATAGACGtgcaaaacagaaaatgaacTTTTCCCAACACAAAACAcgtattttaatataatatttagagttaattgcaaaattaattcctaacttttactttttaacGATTGGAaacttcaatttttaacttttgtaaaatcaatatattaattttaagaaactCTCAATTTAGTGCCTCCGTTAATTTCACTGTTAAACAACTAATGACGTGATTGACACGTGGCATCCAGTATGCCATTTGTCAATCTTTAATTGGCTGACTTGGATATTGATGCCTATTGACCAATGTCCGCCAATCAATGATTGATTACGTGACGTATCGTAACTTCTTTAacgaaaaattaaaggaaatattatttttcttaacatAAATCCTAAATTTGTCTCAATTTCTTAAAAAACAATTACACAAAATTTTTACATCCAAAAATATTACTAatcattttttgtaatatttctgGACAATATTTCCTCTGTCTTTTGATGGCACCACCTACCACtttcaagattaaaatttaaaattttaaaaattttaaaaattttttatttcatcattataatttttttaaatctctacataaaataaaataaataatttaattttttcaaatcttaaaataaaaataatattaaaaaatatattctaacaatattttattcaactttttaattttaatctcaacttatctaatttaatttctgaaaataaacaaggGTACACACGAAAGGACAACCTATGCAAAACTACACAAATTAAGGCTACGTTTAgatttaaagatgattttagatgagttaaataaaatattattaaaatattatttttttaatattattattgttttaaaatttgaaaaaattgaattgtttattatattttatgtaaaaaattgaaaaaattataataatgagatgtgatgaattttcaatccaaattgaAGCTAAAAACGTGCACTAATAAAGTGAATGATATTTAAGgcctcaaaacaaaattattttaatattcccaacaaacaaagaaaaaatatttaaagcaaCTTTGTGGCATCCTCGAAGGTGAAGTGGACTTCTGTTTTAGAACAAAGATTGCTCAAGGgaataattaagtaattttaaaatatatattatatcaataaatataataaaaataatttttagataaaattcaacaattttatataaaattttaaatttattttataatataaataattttataatctaacttATCATTAAATTCATACGTAAGtatatctttataaaaaaaaatttaactaaatatcctttaatttaaaaacaataaaaatccgAAGCTTCTAGACAGAACAGGGGAACACGGAGTTGTACGTGAGATGTCATGGCTGATGTTATCTCATCTGCCAATAATTACTGCTTGTTAATAATAAGAGCAATCTAGATGATtgtgtaattaaaaaaaaattaattttattaataataaatttcaattttttttcacgtgaaatttttttattttttattttatttagagagGAGATTTCAAACTCCATGTTAATACCAATAATTGTATTATTGGAACACCACTTAAACATCAAtaattgtatttgaaaaattttaaatataagtttgacatttttatatactatttaaaaatatgtgattttatttttttatttttatattttatattaaatttaatataaaattatatatttttaagaagtGTATAAAGATACGGAGCTTCATAGCATAGCTAATTgtatttatcatctcataatAATTGGGTAGGAGTAACCCAAAAACTGCAACGCAAGATCAAAACCCATACAGACTGATAGACTGACCGTTAGCTACACATTCACCTaatcctctcctcctctctcccatttgttttttctttggatattagttatcttctttcttctcttccctcGTATCGATCTTCATCAAGAAAATGAGCTGGTGGTGGGCTGGAGCTATTGGCGCTGCCAAGGTAAGATTGATCCAAAAACATTCGTTTACAGCATCAGAATCTCTTGCTTTTATGCTTGTCTTTTTCATCTTTGTTAGTTTGGTTTTAAGTTTGTTGATGAACTTGTTGCTGATTCGTTTTGCAGAAGAAATTCGAGGACGATGACCAACCCAGAGGCTTCCAGAGTGTGGGACTGGTGATTGGTGTGACTGGCATCGTAGGCAACAGCCTAGCTGAAATTCTCCCTCTCTCCGACACCCCAGGTGGGCCATGGAAGGTCTACGGTGTGGCGCGCCGGCCGCGTCCCGACTGGAACGCCGACCACCCGATTGAGTACATCCAGTGCGACGTCTCGGATCTGGAGGACACCCAGGCCAAGCTCTCTCCATTGACCGATGTCACCCACATCTTCTACGTCACTTGGGTCAGCCGATCGACCGAGGCCGAGAACTGCGAGGCCAACGGCGCCATGTTCCGCAACGTGCTCCGTGCAGTGATTCCGAACGCCCCGAATCTCCGCCACGTCTGCCTCCAGACCGGGACCAAGCAGTACATCGGACCCTACGAGGCCTTCGGTAAGATTCAACCCCACGATCCTCCTTTCACGGAGGACCTGCCCCGATTGGAGGTGTCGAATTTCTATTACACACTCGAAGATGTTCTGTTCGAGGAGGCCGACAAAAAAGAGGGCTTGACTTGGTCCATTCACAGACCAAACGTCATATTCGGGTTCTCGCCGTATAGCTTGATGAACCTCATCGGCACCCTTTGCGTGTACGCCGCTATATGCAAGCACGAGCGGCTCCCCTTGAAATTCCCCGGCACCAAAGCGGCATGGGACTGTTACTCGGTGGCTTCGGATGCGGATCTTATCGCGGAACAGCATATATGGGCGGCCGTGGATCCGTATGCTAGGAACGAAGCATTTAACTGCAACAACGGGGACGTGTTCCGGTGGAAACACTTCTGGAAAGTGTTGGCTGAGCAATTTGGGATTGAGGATTGTGGATTTGAAGAGGGTGAGAAACTGAGCCTAGTGGAGATGATGAAGGGCAAGGATGCTGTTTGGGAGGAGATTGTAAGGGAGAATCAACTGCAGTCTACGAAGTTGGAAGAAGTTGGGTTGTGGTGGTTTGC comes from Juglans microcarpa x Juglans regia isolate MS1-56 chromosome 8S, Jm3101_v1.0, whole genome shotgun sequence and encodes:
- the LOC121244077 gene encoding 3-oxo-Delta(4,5)-steroid 5-beta-reductase-like, which produces MSWWWAGAIGAAKKKFEDDDQPRGFQSVGLVIGVTGIVGNSLAEILPLSDTPGGPWKVYGVARRPRPDWNADHPIEYIQCDVSDLEDTQAKLSPLTDVTHIFYVTWVSRSTEAENCEANGAMFRNVLRAVIPNAPNLRHVCLQTGTKQYIGPYEAFGKIQPHDPPFTEDLPRLEVSNFYYTLEDVLFEEADKKEGLTWSIHRPNVIFGFSPYSLMNLIGTLCVYAAICKHERLPLKFPGTKAAWDCYSVASDADLIAEQHIWAAVDPYARNEAFNCNNGDVFRWKHFWKVLAEQFGIEDCGFEEGEKLSLVEMMKGKDAVWEEIVRENQLQSTKLEEVGLWWFADLMLGGESLIDSMNKSKEHGFLGFRNSKNSFISWIDKLKSYKIVP